Below is a window of Vibrio aerogenes DNA.
CAGTTGAATTGCTGGCTGGTATTCCTTCAGTTGTTTATGGTTTTTTCGGTCTGGTGATCATTGTTCCGCTGATTCAGCAGATTTTTGATGTTCCGGCGGGAAATACGATTCTGGCCGGAATGATTGTACTGGGCGTGATGATTCTGCCAACCGTGATTACGGTATCAGAAACATCCATTCGTGCGGTGCCCCGTTCTTACAAAGAAGGCTCATATGCGCTGGGCGCTTCAAATATCTATACCATCTTCAAGCTGTTAGTCCCTGCGGCCCGTTCAGGGATAATGACGGGCGTTATTCTGGGAATTGGCCGTGCACTCGGTGAAACGATGGCCATCATCATGGTGATGGGTAACGCACCGGCAATGCCTCACAGCATTCTCGAATCAGCCCGGACACTGACCGCGAATATTGCGATTGAAATGTCTTATGCCAGCGGCGTGCACGCCAATGCACTTTATGCGACAGGCGTGGTGTTGCTTGTCTTTATCATGATGCTGAATGCCGGACTTTTATATCTGAACCGTGAGAAGGCGAAATAACGATGGATAAAGTGAAACTTAAACAAGCCAGAGTATTTCAGGACCAGATTTTAAAAGGCTTTATCTGGCTGTCCGCTGCATTTACCGTCGGATTCCTGTTTTGGATCATCTGGTACATTCTTGCCAATGGTCTGAAGCATGTCGACTGGCATTTCATTACCGATAACTATACCCGAACCGGAGATGAGCACGGTATTTTTCCGATGATTGTTTCGACCATTTATATGGTTATTGCCTCGATCATTGTGGCGGCACCGCTGGGAATTATGACGGCGATATACCTGACAGAGTATGCGAAGGTTGGTAGCAAACTGGTGAAAGTGATTCGCTTTTGTACCGAATCTCTGGCGGGTATTCCATCGATTATTTTCGGTTTGTTCGGAATGACATTCTTTGTGGCGATTCTGGGCTTTGGATTCTCTATCCTTTCAGGTGCATTAACGATCAGTATTCTGATTTTGCCTGTCATCATCCGTACTACGGAAGAAGCCTTAATGGCCGTACCTCAGACGTATCGTGAGGGATCCTACGGATTGGGTGCTTCAAAAATCTATACGATTTGGCGGTTGATCTTACCCAGTGCGATTCCCGGAATTCTGACCTCTGTCATTCTGAGTATTGGCCGGGTGATTGGTGAATCTGCACCCATCTTCCTGACTGCGGGTATGGTGGCACGTATTCCGGATTCACTGTTTGACTCAGGCCGGACACTGACGGTGCATTTATACAAACTGACGACCGAATTGTTCACGATTGAAGAGTGGAACCAGGCATACGGTACAGCGACGGTACTGATTGTGGTTGTTCTTTTGATCAACATGATTACGAAACTGATTGCAAGACGATTTAATACAGCAACGTACTAAACACATCGTGTCTTGTTGATGAAGTGATAAAGAATTATTTGAGATTGAAACAATGAATAAATTTTCTATTGAAAACCTGAATCTGTTTTATGGTGAAAACCAGGCATTAAAATCGATTAATCTGCCTATTCCTCAGCGTCAGGTGACGGCACTGATTGGTCCTTCAGGTTGTGGTAAATCAACCTTGCTGCGTTGCCTGAACCGGATGAATGACTTGATTGAAGGTGTGAAAATTACCGGTTTGCTGACGATGGATGGCGAAGATATCTACGGCAATATCGATGTGGCAGATTTGCGCATTAAAGTCGGGATGGTTTTCCAGAAGCCGAATCCGTTTCCCATGAGTATTTATGAGAATGTGGCTTATGGCCTGCGTGCACAAGGGATTAAAGACAAGAAGCACATTGATGAAGTCGTGGAGAGCTCTCTGCGTGGTGCGGCGCTTTGGGATGAAGTGAAAGACCGTCTGAAGTCTCATGCATTTGGTTTGTCAGGCGGACAGCAGCAGC
It encodes the following:
- the pstA gene encoding phosphate ABC transporter permease PstA; this encodes MDKVKLKQARVFQDQILKGFIWLSAAFTVGFLFWIIWYILANGLKHVDWHFITDNYTRTGDEHGIFPMIVSTIYMVIASIIVAAPLGIMTAIYLTEYAKVGSKLVKVIRFCTESLAGIPSIIFGLFGMTFFVAILGFGFSILSGALTISILILPVIIRTTEEALMAVPQTYREGSYGLGASKIYTIWRLILPSAIPGILTSVILSIGRVIGESAPIFLTAGMVARIPDSLFDSGRTLTVHLYKLTTELFTIEEWNQAYGTATVLIVVVLLINMITKLIARRFNTATY
- the pstB gene encoding phosphate ABC transporter ATP-binding protein PstB, with translation MNKFSIENLNLFYGENQALKSINLPIPQRQVTALIGPSGCGKSTLLRCLNRMNDLIEGVKITGLLTMDGEDIYGNIDVADLRIKVGMVFQKPNPFPMSIYENVAYGLRAQGIKDKKHIDEVVESSLRGAALWDEVKDRLKSHAFGLSGGQQQRLCIARTIAMEPDVILMDEPTSALDPIATHKIEELMEELKKNYTIVIVTHSMQQARRISDRTAFFLMGELVEHNETSVIFSNPGDDRTRGYVNGDFG
- the pstC gene encoding phosphate ABC transporter permease subunit PstC; protein product: MTIATSNDNIMNEIPHTSGRRLRAKKRVDWKEKIFHGLFLTSAVIGIVSLFIIAYFIVKESIPAFEEAGVSGIVLGTDWLPPALYGVATMIVASVVSTFGAVIIGVPVGVLTAIFIAEVAPKRLADVIRPAVELLAGIPSVVYGFFGLVIIVPLIQQIFDVPAGNTILAGMIVLGVMILPTVITVSETSIRAVPRSYKEGSYALGASNIYTIFKLLVPAARSGIMTGVILGIGRALGETMAIIMVMGNAPAMPHSILESARTLTANIAIEMSYASGVHANALYATGVVLLVFIMMLNAGLLYLNREKAK